One Pseudonocardia sediminis DNA window includes the following coding sequences:
- a CDS encoding M13 family metallopeptidase, which translates to MTTTEPKRSGLDLTWVDPDVRPQDDLFAHVNGRWLDTHEIPEDRSQDGVFRMLSDRAEAHVREIVEECASASAEPGTEARKIGDLYNSFMDVERAERLGVEPLRPLLDEIAAVTDRAQLATLLGRRQRDGRAALFGEFIATDLEDSTRYLVNLDQGGLGLPDESYYREDESAPIREAYVEHLEQLAGLVGLTDPAGVAEQVMDLETALAAVSWDQVANRDAEKTYTLMTRDELRAAAPGFDWAEWEAGLAVGPHAYDEVIVRQPSFVTAAGELWAQRPLEQWKAWLSMRVASSCSEHLSAELVEADFAFYGRTLSGTPELGERWKRGVSLVEASIGEAIGKIYVERHFPPTAKERISELVDNVVEAYRQSISTLDWMSPATRERALDKLERFTPKVGYPERWKDYSALEIDPADLLGNVGRAAAWRHDHEYSKLGGPVDRLEWLLTPQTVNAYYHPRLNEVVFPAAILQPPFFDAEADPAVNYGGIGSTIGHEISHGFDDQGSRYDGDGTLTDWWETADRSEFESRAQKLIEQYDALTPRGLPGHTVNGALTVGENLGDLGGLTISLQAYRIANGDTEPPEIDGLTGEQRVLFGWAQIWRAVTRDEEAVRRLATDPHSPPDLRCNAVVTNLDAFHAAFDVTEDDAMFTAPDDRVRIW; encoded by the coding sequence ATGACCACCACCGAGCCGAAGCGCTCCGGACTCGACCTCACCTGGGTCGACCCCGACGTCCGCCCCCAGGACGACCTGTTCGCCCACGTCAACGGCCGGTGGCTGGACACCCACGAGATCCCCGAGGACCGCTCGCAGGACGGCGTGTTCCGGATGCTGAGCGACCGCGCCGAGGCCCACGTCCGCGAGATCGTCGAGGAGTGCGCGTCCGCCTCGGCGGAGCCCGGCACCGAGGCCCGCAAGATCGGCGACCTCTACAACTCCTTCATGGACGTCGAGCGGGCCGAGCGGCTCGGCGTGGAACCGCTGCGCCCGCTGCTCGACGAGATCGCCGCGGTGACCGACCGCGCGCAGCTCGCGACCCTGCTGGGCCGCCGTCAGCGCGACGGCCGGGCGGCGCTGTTCGGCGAGTTCATCGCGACCGACCTGGAGGACTCGACCCGCTACCTGGTCAACCTCGACCAGGGCGGGCTCGGGCTCCCCGACGAGTCCTACTACCGCGAGGACGAGTCGGCGCCGATCCGGGAGGCCTACGTCGAGCACCTGGAGCAGCTCGCCGGACTGGTCGGCCTGACCGACCCGGCCGGGGTCGCCGAGCAGGTCATGGACCTGGAGACGGCGCTGGCGGCGGTGTCCTGGGACCAGGTCGCGAACCGCGACGCGGAGAAGACCTACACGCTCATGACGCGCGACGAGCTGCGCGCCGCCGCCCCCGGGTTCGACTGGGCGGAGTGGGAGGCCGGCCTGGCCGTGGGCCCGCACGCCTACGACGAGGTGATCGTCCGGCAGCCGAGCTTCGTCACCGCCGCGGGGGAGCTGTGGGCGCAGCGTCCGCTGGAGCAGTGGAAGGCGTGGCTGTCGATGCGGGTGGCCTCGTCGTGCTCGGAGCACCTGTCCGCCGAGCTGGTCGAGGCCGACTTCGCCTTCTACGGCCGCACCCTGTCCGGCACCCCGGAGCTGGGGGAGCGCTGGAAGCGGGGCGTGTCGCTGGTGGAGGCGTCGATCGGCGAGGCGATCGGGAAGATCTACGTCGAACGGCACTTCCCGCCGACGGCCAAGGAGCGGATCTCCGAGCTGGTCGACAACGTCGTCGAGGCCTACCGGCAGTCGATCTCCACGCTGGACTGGATGAGCCCGGCCACCCGCGAGCGTGCGCTGGACAAGCTGGAGAGGTTCACCCCGAAGGTCGGCTACCCGGAGCGGTGGAAGGACTACTCCGCCCTGGAGATCGACCCGGCGGACCTGCTGGGCAACGTGGGCCGGGCCGCGGCGTGGCGCCACGACCACGAGTACTCCAAGCTCGGCGGCCCGGTGGACCGCCTCGAGTGGCTGCTGACCCCGCAGACGGTCAACGCCTACTACCACCCGCGGCTCAACGAGGTCGTGTTCCCGGCCGCGATCCTGCAGCCGCCGTTCTTCGACGCCGAGGCCGACCCCGCCGTCAACTACGGCGGCATCGGCTCGACGATCGGCCACGAGATCAGCCACGGCTTCGACGACCAGGGCTCGCGCTACGACGGCGACGGCACCCTCACCGACTGGTGGGAGACCGCCGACCGGTCCGAGTTCGAGTCCCGCGCGCAGAAGCTGATCGAGCAGTACGACGCGCTCACGCCCCGGGGCCTGCCCGGCCACACCGTCAACGGCGCGCTGACCGTCGGCGAGAACCTCGGCGACCTCGGTGGGCTGACGATCTCGCTGCAGGCCTACCGCATCGCGAACGGCGACACCGAGCCGCCCGAGATCGACGGCCTGACCGGCGAGCAGCGCGTGCTGTTCGGGTGGGCGCAGATCTGGCGGGCGGTGACCCGGGACGAGGAGGCGGTCCGCCGGCTCGCGACCGACCCGCACTCCCCGCCGGACCTGCGGTGCAACGCAGTGGTGACCAACCTGGACGCGTTCCACGCCGCGTTCGACGTCACCGAGGACGACGCCATGTTCACGGCCCCGGACGACCGCGTACGGATCTGGTGA
- the thpD gene encoding ectoine hydroxylase codes for MTRSGTSDLYPTRGAGAAATLIPREHPTVWPSAYTGPASDGDLVMHDCNGYLKLPDLLTAGEVADHWDELGRLCTDPRVRADERTIVEPGSEDVRSIFEVHRLSDAVAELARDPRVAGRARQVLGSEVYLHQSRINYMPGFDGKGFYWHSDFETWHAEDGMPTPRAVSISIALTDNHAYNGGLMVLPSSHRVFASCAGETPDGHHEESLRSQQVGTPDRDTLRALTHRHGIDQFTGPAGSALMFDSNLVHGSGNNITPHPRSNIFLVFNSVENPLDEPYAAGRPRPEWVASRDATPLR; via the coding sequence ATGACCCGAAGTGGCACGTCAGACCTCTATCCCACCCGTGGCGCCGGCGCCGCCGCCACCCTGATCCCGCGCGAGCACCCCACCGTCTGGCCCAGCGCGTACACCGGGCCCGCGTCCGACGGTGACCTGGTCATGCACGACTGCAACGGCTACCTGAAACTTCCCGACCTGCTCACCGCCGGCGAGGTCGCCGACCACTGGGACGAGCTCGGTCGGCTGTGCACCGACCCGCGTGTCCGCGCCGACGAGCGGACGATCGTCGAGCCCGGCTCGGAGGACGTCCGGTCGATCTTCGAGGTGCACCGGCTCAGCGACGCCGTCGCCGAGCTGGCCCGTGACCCCCGCGTCGCCGGGCGGGCGCGGCAGGTCCTCGGCTCCGAGGTCTACCTGCACCAGAGCCGGATCAACTACATGCCGGGCTTCGACGGCAAGGGCTTCTACTGGCATTCCGACTTCGAGACCTGGCACGCCGAGGACGGCATGCCCACCCCGCGGGCGGTGAGCATCTCCATCGCGCTGACCGACAACCACGCCTACAACGGCGGGCTGATGGTCCTGCCGTCGTCGCACCGCGTGTTCGCGTCCTGCGCGGGAGAGACGCCCGACGGCCACCACGAGGAGTCGTTGCGCTCGCAGCAGGTCGGCACGCCCGACCGGGACACCCTGCGGGCCCTGACCCACCGCCACGGGATCGACCAGTTCACCGGACCGGCGGGGTCGGCCCTGATGTTCGACTCCAACCTCGTGCACGGGTCGGGCAACAACATCACCCCGCACCCGCGCTCGAACATCTTCCTCGTGTTCAACAGCGTCGAGAACCCGCTCGACGAGCCGTACGCGGCGGGGCGGCCGCGGCCGGAGTGGGTCGCCTCGCGGGACGCGACCCCGCTGCGCTGA
- a CDS encoding cation:proton antiporter produces MDLFDLTYGLIGVGALLAGLLPRLLAGRPLSLPIVFLGLGMAAFAAVPGLPDPDPIAHPDLAVHLTEIGVIVALMGAGLKLDRPVGRKAWASTWRLLAVAMPLTIAAMAFLGWWWAGLVPAAALLLGSALSPTDPVLASDVQVGEPSGDPDEEEDEVRFALTSEAGLNDALAFPFVMAAIAMATLGAAPSGWVGGWLFDDVLLKIVVGAAAGLLVGRLLGLMFFRTRSTTMNIASHAEGFIALAATFLAYGVTEVAGGYGFLAVFLCARSIRASERSHEYHQVLHNFVEQIERLLTVLLGGAVVRGLLAPLTWEAAAVAVALVLVVRPLVARLSLWGGPGTGGQKTAIAIFGIRGIGSFYYLAYATTHAPFTGVDLLWATTGLVVVVSVLVHGVAASPIMNRLDRARARARSQVSAAESRSG; encoded by the coding sequence GTGGACCTGTTCGACCTGACCTACGGCCTGATCGGGGTGGGGGCCCTGCTGGCAGGCCTGCTCCCGCGCCTGCTGGCCGGGCGACCGCTGTCGCTGCCGATCGTGTTCCTGGGGCTGGGCATGGCGGCCTTCGCCGCGGTGCCCGGCCTCCCGGACCCGGACCCGATCGCCCACCCGGACCTGGCCGTGCACCTGACCGAGATCGGCGTGATCGTCGCGTTGATGGGGGCCGGGCTGAAGCTGGACCGACCGGTCGGGCGCAAGGCCTGGGCGTCGACGTGGCGGCTGCTGGCCGTGGCGATGCCGTTGACGATCGCCGCGATGGCGTTCCTGGGCTGGTGGTGGGCCGGTCTCGTCCCGGCCGCCGCGCTGCTGCTGGGCTCCGCGCTCTCTCCGACGGACCCGGTGCTGGCCTCCGACGTGCAGGTGGGGGAGCCCAGCGGGGACCCCGACGAGGAGGAGGACGAGGTCCGCTTCGCCCTCACCTCCGAGGCCGGGCTGAACGACGCGCTGGCGTTCCCGTTCGTGATGGCGGCGATCGCCATGGCCACTCTCGGCGCCGCCCCGTCGGGGTGGGTCGGCGGTTGGCTGTTCGATGACGTCCTGCTCAAGATCGTGGTCGGGGCGGCCGCCGGCCTGCTGGTCGGCCGGCTGCTGGGCCTGATGTTCTTCCGCACCCGGAGCACGACGATGAACATCGCCTCGCACGCCGAGGGGTTCATCGCCCTCGCCGCGACGTTCCTCGCCTACGGCGTCACCGAGGTCGCCGGTGGCTACGGGTTCCTGGCCGTGTTCCTGTGCGCTCGCTCGATCCGCGCCAGCGAGCGTTCCCACGAGTACCACCAGGTCCTGCACAACTTCGTGGAGCAGATCGAGCGTCTGCTCACGGTGCTGCTCGGCGGGGCCGTGGTCCGGGGCCTGCTCGCGCCGCTGACGTGGGAGGCCGCGGCCGTCGCGGTGGCGCTCGTCCTGGTGGTCCGGCCGCTGGTGGCGCGGCTGTCGCTGTGGGGTGGGCCCGGGACCGGCGGGCAGAAGACCGCGATCGCGATCTTCGGGATCCGCGGGATCGGCTCGTTCTACTACCTGGCCTACGCCACCACGCACGCCCCGTTCACCGGTGTCGACCTGTTGTGGGCGACGACCGGGCTCGTCGTGGTCGTCTCGGTGCTGGTGCACGGCGTCGCCGCCTCGCCGATCATGAACCGTCTGGACCGGGCCCGGGCCCGGGCCCGGTCACAGGTCTCCGCCGCGGAGTCGCGCTCGGGCTGA
- a CDS encoding zinc-dependent alcohol dehydrogenase, with protein sequence MKAVTWHGKNDVRVDTVPDPTIQEPTDAVIRVTTTNICGSDLHLYETLGPFMGQGDILGHEPMGIVEEVGSAVTNLNVGDRVVIPFQIACGSCWMCERGLQTQCEVTQVRDQGMGAALFGFSKLYGEVAGGQAEYLRVPQAQYGPIVVPHEHSDDRFVYLSDVLPTAWQSVAYADIPKDGSVCVIGLGPIGEMATRIAQHQGAGQVIAVDLVPERIARARAHGVEVVDLNVTKDPGAAIRDMTDGRGADAVIEAVGMEAHGSPVAWGIQQVAGVLPKAVSAPLLKTAGVDRLSALYSAIDIVRRGGTISVIGVYGGAADPMPMITLFDKQIQLRMGQANVKHWVPDILPLLTGADDPLGVDSFATHRLPLSEAAHGYDIFQKKQDGAMKVVLTP encoded by the coding sequence GTGAAGGCAGTGACCTGGCACGGCAAGAACGACGTCCGGGTGGACACCGTCCCGGACCCGACGATCCAGGAGCCGACCGACGCCGTCATCCGGGTCACCACGACCAACATCTGCGGCTCGGACCTGCACCTCTACGAGACGCTCGGCCCGTTCATGGGCCAGGGCGACATCCTCGGCCACGAGCCGATGGGCATCGTCGAGGAGGTCGGCTCCGCGGTGACCAACCTGAACGTCGGCGACCGGGTCGTGATCCCGTTCCAGATCGCCTGCGGGTCCTGCTGGATGTGCGAGCGCGGCCTGCAGACCCAGTGCGAGGTGACCCAGGTCCGTGACCAGGGCATGGGCGCGGCGCTGTTCGGGTTCTCCAAGCTCTACGGCGAGGTCGCGGGCGGGCAGGCCGAGTACCTGCGGGTGCCGCAGGCCCAGTACGGCCCGATCGTCGTCCCGCACGAGCACTCCGACGACCGGTTCGTCTATCTCTCCGACGTGCTGCCCACCGCGTGGCAGTCGGTCGCCTACGCCGACATCCCGAAGGACGGCTCGGTCTGCGTGATCGGCCTCGGGCCGATCGGGGAGATGGCGACCCGGATCGCGCAGCACCAGGGCGCCGGGCAGGTGATCGCCGTGGACCTCGTACCCGAGCGGATCGCCCGCGCCCGCGCGCACGGCGTCGAGGTCGTCGACCTGAACGTCACGAAGGACCCGGGCGCGGCGATCCGCGACATGACCGACGGCCGCGGCGCCGACGCCGTGATCGAGGCCGTCGGGATGGAGGCGCACGGCTCGCCCGTGGCCTGGGGCATCCAGCAGGTGGCCGGCGTGCTGCCGAAGGCCGTCTCGGCCCCGCTGCTGAAGACGGCCGGGGTGGACCGCCTCTCGGCGCTCTACTCCGCGATCGACATCGTCCGCCGCGGCGGCACGATCAGCGTGATCGGCGTCTACGGCGGCGCGGCCGACCCGATGCCGATGATCACGTTGTTCGACAAGCAGATCCAGCTGCGGATGGGCCAGGCCAACGTCAAGCACTGGGTGCCCGACATCCTGCCGCTGCTCACCGGCGCCGACGACCCGCTGGGCGTCGACTCCTTCGCCACCCACCGCCTGCCGCTGTCCGAGGCCGCGCACGGCTACGACATCTTCCAGAAGAAGCAGGACGGCGCGATGAAGGTCGTGCTGACGCCCTGA
- a CDS encoding spore photoproduct lyase family protein, translating into MTLLPTAPDPVTDTDIGRAALPRTRLWVPRHVQVTRSASELPHGQRIIARCEAAGIDDIEVLSGDRLTGLRGGDERETYARAKATLAVVVSPPSKRRLVPIPPSADWRLDLAEGCPAHCQYCYLAGSLGGPPVTRVFANLPEILAGMDGYVGAGAVTSGTDERGHEGTTFEASCYTDPLGIEHLTGSLSEAISHIGTHSFAGPVQLRATTKFAGVGPLLDLPHGGRTRIRVSVNSAAVSRRFEGGTDRVAARLHALGSLARAGYPVGLTIAPIMPLDDWRAEYGALLDAAAAELAGVPDLDLTAECITHRFTPGSKQVLESWYPRTRLEMDPDERTRKHGRYGSVKYVYPVAVMREMRAWFDDALAERLPAARTLYWT; encoded by the coding sequence ATGACCCTTCTGCCGACCGCTCCCGACCCGGTCACCGACACCGACATCGGGCGCGCGGCACTGCCCCGGACCCGCCTCTGGGTGCCGCGGCACGTCCAGGTGACCCGTTCGGCGTCCGAGCTGCCGCACGGACAGCGGATCATCGCCCGGTGCGAGGCCGCGGGGATCGACGACATCGAGGTCCTCTCCGGCGACCGGCTGACCGGTCTGCGCGGCGGGGACGAACGCGAGACGTACGCCCGGGCCAAGGCGACGCTGGCGGTCGTGGTCAGCCCGCCGTCGAAGCGCAGGCTGGTGCCGATCCCGCCCAGCGCCGACTGGCGCCTCGACCTGGCGGAGGGGTGCCCGGCGCACTGCCAGTACTGCTACCTCGCCGGTTCCCTCGGCGGGCCGCCGGTGACGCGGGTGTTCGCGAACCTGCCCGAGATCCTGGCCGGGATGGACGGCTACGTCGGTGCCGGTGCGGTCACCTCGGGCACCGACGAGCGCGGTCACGAGGGCACGACGTTCGAGGCCTCCTGCTACACCGACCCGCTGGGCATCGAGCACCTGACCGGCAGCCTGTCCGAGGCGATCTCGCACATCGGGACGCACTCCTTCGCCGGGCCGGTGCAGCTGCGCGCCACGACGAAGTTCGCCGGCGTCGGGCCGCTGCTCGACCTGCCGCACGGCGGGCGCACCCGGATCCGGGTGTCGGTCAACTCGGCCGCGGTGTCACGCCGCTTCGAGGGCGGCACCGACCGGGTCGCCGCCCGGCTGCATGCGCTCGGCAGCCTGGCCCGGGCCGGCTACCCGGTGGGCCTGACGATCGCCCCGATCATGCCGCTGGACGACTGGCGCGCCGAGTACGGCGCCCTGCTCGACGCCGCCGCGGCCGAGCTGGCCGGCGTGCCGGACCTCGACCTCACCGCCGAGTGCATCACCCACCGCTTCACTCCCGGCAGCAAGCAGGTGCTGGAGAGCTGGTACCCCCGCACCCGCCTGGAGATGGACCCGGACGAGCGCACCCGCAAGCACGGCCGCTACGGCTCGGTGAAGTACGTCTACCCGGTCGCGGTGATGCGCGAGATGCGGGCGTGGTTCGACGACGCACTCGCCGAGCGTCTACCGGCCGCGCGCACGCTGTACTGGACCTGA
- a CDS encoding FGGY-family carbohydrate kinase, translating into MGDRMYMGIDIGTSGSKGVLIDGDGTLLAREDVAHETSRPQPGRVEHDAETVWWSDFTTLARRLLAAAGGRAPTALGVSGIGPTLLPADADGTPLRPAILYGVDTRAATEIDELTAELGAEAVLRRAGTALSSQAVGPKWRWLARHEPEVMERTELFLMCSSYLVHRLTGEYVLDHHSASQCDPMYDLHAADWAHDWAERTAPGLRLPRLLWPTEIAGTVTARAAAQTGLPEGLPVTAGTVDAWAEAVSVGVTDPGEVMVMYGTTMFLIEILGSPVPHPAMWTTRGAFPGTYSLAAGMATSGAVTNWLRDLVGGDHTELVAAAADVAPGSGGLLLLPYFAGERTPLFDPDARGVLAGLTTGHGRAEMYRAVLEGIAHGVRHNLEVMRDAGGTADRLVAVGGGTQGGLWTRIVTDVTGLPQHVPRQTVGASLGDAFLAAIATGARPDIRVWNPVEHTIEPDPAAAATYAEYHRHYRSLYTGTADIAHFLARQQRRDDAGSR; encoded by the coding sequence ATGGGGGATCGGATGTACATGGGCATCGACATCGGCACGTCGGGCTCGAAGGGCGTCCTCATCGACGGCGACGGGACGCTGCTCGCCCGCGAGGACGTCGCGCACGAGACCTCCCGTCCGCAGCCGGGCCGGGTCGAGCACGACGCGGAGACCGTGTGGTGGTCGGACTTCACGACACTGGCGCGCCGGCTGCTCGCCGCCGCGGGCGGGCGCGCCCCGACCGCGCTCGGGGTCAGCGGCATCGGGCCGACCCTGCTGCCCGCCGACGCCGACGGGACGCCGCTGCGCCCGGCGATCCTCTACGGCGTCGACACCCGTGCCGCGACCGAGATCGACGAGCTCACCGCGGAGCTCGGTGCCGAGGCCGTCCTGCGACGCGCGGGCACCGCGCTGTCGTCGCAGGCCGTCGGCCCGAAGTGGCGGTGGCTGGCCCGGCACGAGCCGGAGGTGATGGAGCGGACCGAGCTGTTCCTGATGTGCAGCTCCTACCTGGTGCACCGGCTGACCGGCGAGTACGTGCTCGACCACCACTCGGCGAGCCAGTGCGACCCGATGTACGACCTGCACGCCGCGGACTGGGCCCACGACTGGGCCGAGCGCACCGCACCCGGCCTGCGGCTGCCCCGCCTGCTGTGGCCGACCGAGATCGCCGGGACCGTCACCGCACGGGCGGCCGCCCAGACCGGGCTCCCCGAGGGACTCCCCGTCACGGCGGGGACCGTCGACGCCTGGGCGGAGGCGGTGAGCGTCGGGGTGACCGACCCCGGCGAGGTCATGGTCATGTACGGGACCACGATGTTCCTGATCGAGATCCTCGGTTCGCCCGTCCCGCACCCGGCGATGTGGACCACCCGCGGGGCGTTCCCCGGCACCTACTCGCTCGCGGCGGGCATGGCGACCTCCGGCGCGGTCACGAACTGGCTGCGCGACCTCGTCGGCGGCGACCACACCGAGCTCGTCGCCGCCGCGGCCGACGTCGCACCCGGGAGCGGCGGCCTGCTCCTGCTGCCCTACTTCGCCGGGGAGCGCACGCCGCTGTTCGACCCGGACGCCCGCGGCGTCCTCGCCGGGCTGACGACCGGGCACGGGCGCGCCGAGATGTACCGCGCGGTGCTGGAGGGCATCGCCCACGGGGTACGTCACAACCTGGAGGTGATGCGCGACGCCGGCGGCACCGCCGACCGTCTCGTCGCCGTCGGCGGCGGTACGCAGGGCGGACTGTGGACGCGGATCGTCACCGACGTGACCGGACTTCCCCAGCACGTCCCCCGCCAGACCGTCGGCGCGTCGCTGGGCGATGCGTTCCTCGCCGCCATCGCCACCGGCGCGCGCCCCGACATCCGGGTCTGGAACCCGGTCGAGCACACCATCGAGCCGGACCCGGCCGCGGCGGCGACCTACGCGGAGTACCACCGGCACTACCGCTCGCTCTACACCGGCACGGCCGACATCGCGCACTTCCTGGCCCGCCAGCAGCGACGCGACGACGCCGGGAGCCGGTGA
- a CDS encoding NAD(P)H-dependent oxidoreductase, giving the protein MSDVNLAIVYYSATGTVHAMARHAADAAEKSGAQVRLRPVGRATTTGEREATDAQASSAEDTATGPAATADDVLWADAVLFGTPTRFGNVAGQLKIFLDSLGPQWGQGQLADKVYAGFTASQTAHGGQESTLLALYNTIHHFGGIVVAPGYTDPLKFVDGNPYGASHVTGADNDAPLVDSDIAALGHLANRVVDVAGRLKG; this is encoded by the coding sequence ATGAGCGACGTCAACCTCGCGATCGTCTACTACTCGGCCACCGGCACGGTCCACGCGATGGCCCGGCACGCCGCCGACGCCGCCGAGAAGTCCGGCGCCCAGGTCCGCCTCCGCCCGGTCGGCCGCGCGACCACCACCGGCGAGCGCGAGGCCACCGACGCGCAGGCCTCCTCCGCCGAGGACACCGCCACCGGCCCCGCCGCGACCGCCGACGACGTCCTCTGGGCCGACGCCGTCCTGTTCGGCACCCCGACCCGGTTCGGCAACGTCGCGGGCCAGCTGAAGATCTTCCTCGACTCGCTCGGCCCGCAGTGGGGCCAGGGGCAGCTCGCGGACAAGGTCTACGCCGGGTTCACCGCCAGCCAGACCGCCCACGGCGGCCAGGAGAGCACCCTGCTCGCGCTCTACAACACGATCCACCACTTCGGCGGCATCGTCGTCGCCCCCGGCTACACCGACCCGCTCAAGTTCGTCGACGGCAACCCCTACGGCGCCTCGCACGTCACCGGGGCGGACAACGACGCTCCGCTCGTCGACTCCGACATCGCGGCGCTGGGCCACCTCGCGAACCGCGTCGTCGACGTCGCCGGCCGGCTCAAGGGGTGA
- a CDS encoding SAM-dependent methyltransferase — MERPAWAPDEVDMARPSVARVYDYYLGGSHNFDSDRRFAGRVLEVLPEMAAIAQQNRAFLRRAVRHLCEQGIDQFLDLGSGIPTAGNVHEIAAGVSPGARVLYVDHDPVAVMHSRALLDDVEGAEVMAGDLTDPRGVLGSPAVAEHLDLSKPVAVLLVSVLHFVDDDRRPAEVVSTYMGATAPGSHLVLSHASIAGNDGAADAEAVYNQQRSPNPMRMRSQDEVTALFGDLTLVDPGVVRIPSWRPDSPAGPGAAAESYPGLAGVAYR; from the coding sequence ATGGAGAGACCGGCGTGGGCACCGGACGAGGTCGACATGGCCCGTCCGAGCGTGGCCCGGGTGTACGACTACTACCTCGGGGGCTCGCACAACTTCGACTCCGACCGGCGGTTCGCCGGGCGGGTGCTCGAGGTCCTGCCGGAGATGGCCGCGATCGCGCAGCAGAACCGGGCGTTCCTGCGCCGCGCGGTGCGGCACCTCTGCGAGCAGGGGATCGACCAGTTCCTCGACCTCGGCTCCGGCATCCCCACCGCCGGCAACGTCCACGAGATCGCCGCCGGGGTGTCGCCGGGTGCGCGGGTGCTCTACGTCGACCACGACCCGGTCGCGGTCATGCACAGCCGCGCCCTGCTCGACGACGTCGAGGGCGCCGAGGTGATGGCCGGCGACCTGACCGACCCGCGGGGCGTCCTCGGCTCCCCCGCCGTGGCCGAGCACCTCGACCTGTCGAAGCCGGTGGCGGTGCTGCTGGTGTCGGTGCTGCACTTCGTCGACGACGACCGGCGCCCGGCCGAGGTGGTCTCCACGTACATGGGCGCCACCGCGCCCGGCAGCCACCTCGTCCTCAGCCACGCCAGCATCGCCGGGAACGACGGTGCCGCGGACGCCGAGGCCGTCTACAACCAGCAGCGCTCCCCCAACCCCATGCGGATGCGGTCGCAGGACGAGGTGACCGCCCTGTTCGGCGACCTGACCCTCGTCGACCCCGGGGTCGTGCGCATCCCGTCGTGGCGGCCCGACTCGCCCGCCGGGCCCGGAGCGGCGGCGGAGAGCTATCCCGGCCTCGCCGGGGTCGCGTACCGGTGA